GCAAATTCATGGGTACATTGTTAAGGTCAGGTTGGACTCCGATGTTTCTGTAGTGAATTCTCTTATTGCAATGTATGCAAGATCATACCTCTTAGAGGAAGCTACATATTTGTTTGAGGGGCTAAGCTGTCGTGATATTGTTACATGGAACTCCCTTATTGCAGGTTATGCATTGAACAGTGAAGGAGACATAGGGATGGGTCTTGTTGGAAGGCTTTTATCTACTGGAATGAGGATGAATGAATCTACTTTCTCaagttttctctcttcttctacgACATTAACTGTTCTTGAAAGTGCAAAGAAGGCACACGTTCTAATACTGAAGTTGAGTGAATCTATAGATCAAGTAATCATTAATATAATACTTACTATGTACTgtagatgtaaaagtttaagcTATGCTAGTAAAGTATTTGAAGTGATGGAGAGGGATATGATATCGTTCAATCTTTTAACCGGATTATTCCGAGATCTTGGTCAGCATGGAGAAGCCATTAGACTTTTCTGGCAGTGTCGGTTGGAGGGATTCAACATGGATGAACTAATGTATTCAAGTCTCATTTCTAGCTGCTCAAAGTTGGCTGCTTTAGAGATTGGAGAACCGATTCATAGTTGTATCATCAAGACTGGTTTTGAGAAGGTCTTGCTCCTTAGAAACTCCCTCCTAGAGATGTATTCACAATGTAGCAAGTTAAAGAGCATGGAAAAAATATTCAGTGAAATTGATGGACCAGATATCTTCACATGGAATACAATGATTATGGGATATGCCTGTTTTGGGTGTTTTGACCAAGCAATCAAAATTTGGGAAAAGATGATAGAGTTGAGTATAGAGTTAAATGAATTCTCTTACTGCACAATGCTAGATATATGTGGCTACCTTGAGGATTCAGTGACTGGAGAGCATATCCAAGCTCAGATCCAAAAGTTGGGCCTTTTTTCTGATACAAGCTTGATGAATTCTTTACTGACCATGTATGCTAGTTGTGGATTGATGGATAAGGCATCCAAAATCTTCAAAGAGATCCCTTGGACTGACTCTGTTTCATGGAATGCCATTGTTTGTGGCTATGCACAGAATGGCTTCACTGAAGAATCCCTCAGATTTTACATGTTAATGAATGAGAATGGCTTAAGACCTAACCACATGACATTTGCAAGTATTTTCAAGTCCTGTGCCACATGCACAGACCTGAAGGTAGGGTTGCAATTTCATGCCCAAGTAATCATCAGAGGATTTGAATCTTATATTTTGGTCTCTAATTCATTTATCAACTTGTATGCAAAGTGTGGAGACATCAATGATTCGTCCAGGATTTTCCAGAATACCATAAACTATAGAGATGTGATCACATGGAACTCCATGATTTGTGGTTATGCATATCATGGGTGTGGAAGAGAAGCACTGGATACATTATCAGACATGAAAACCTCAGGCAAAAGACCGAATTATGTAACCTTTATTGGTGTTCTTTCTGCGTGTAGTCATGCCGGCCTTGTAACAGAAGCAGAGGCCATATTCAAATCTATGTACAGCGACTATGGCATTGTCCCATGTGAGGAGCATTATGCGTGTATGGTTGACATTTTATGCCGGGCTGGGAACTTAAGAGAGGCCAAAGATTTGATCGAAAGCATGCCATTCAGACCTTGCTCATTAATTTGGCGGACATTGCTCAGCGCTTGTAGGAACAATGAAAATATTCAGCTCGGGAAGGAAGTTGCAGAGAAAATAATGCAGTTGGAACCACTTGATACATCTGCTTATATTCTCCTTTCCAACATCTATGCTTCAGTAgaaaagatggaggagaaggcaGAGATGAGGAGGAGAATGAAGGATATGAAAGTGAAGAAAGAAACTGGGTATAGTTGGATTTGGAGTTGATGTACTACTGATTTTTCCATAAGATTGTATTATTGTCTTTGTAAATGAATCTCCTATAAGTCAATGAATAAACTGGCAGTAGCTTTTATGAATCTCCTAAAAGTCAATGAAGAAACTCTTTTCCCGGATGAGCTCTCCAATCCGAGCAATGATGAGGATTGGGACCCAGAGCTGGAAGGAAAGATTAAAAGGTTTCAAGAATTTCTGAAGGAGATGATTAAACTAATAATGGAAGCAACAGGTCCAGAATGTGCTCTGTGGGAGTTGGAATTTCCGTACCCACATCCCGAGTAATAGGGGCTTTCACCGAGCCGAAAGTGGATGATCCTTTAGATCTGAACCTGAGCACTGGAACAAATTCTTATGTCCTTTGCAGGAAGCAGCAGCTAACTTACAATATTAAGAACTAACGATTAATGATTTGATGGGGAATTGTTGCTTGATGGTGCAGCAGGTATTATAATTTGAAGATCTGACAAATGATTGCTCAGGTTTTTCGAAATTGCATAAGATCTGACAAATGATTGCTCAGGTTTTTCTAAATTATGCAATTTCGAGGTCGAAACTCCAGAGCTAAAAAATTTATGGCTATACAAGCTTTTACATTCATTTCAGTGGGTATTCAGGGCCGTGTAGACCTGTTGCCCTTAAGGTTTTATAAACAAACTGAGTTTCTTCACCAGCTTCGTGGCCCTTTGGGTATGTTCTCTGAAGTTTTTGGAACAAAATTACTGAGAACACATGTCCAGAACATGTTTGGCAACATTCTTAcaagggaaattaaaagaaaataaaaaagatattttgttagatgtgttttttattttactttcaaaTCTATGGCTCCGTTTGATTGCAAggagaattaaagggaagggaaatgaaattttcatacttaaaaaaaaaaattatgtaatcattaggccatgtgacaatatcactaactccaaattattctttatttggttattaaatttcattttactttgcatctaattccttttggtttaaaatgtaaaataaatgttacatgtaaaatatatcattactaaatatgataagaaatttaaatagtttatacaatcgcatgggataatgattataaaagttttttttgtacatttgaaaatttttccttccctttcctttaattccccttgcaaccaaacggaaccTATGGGATTTTGATGCaaagtaaattaaaatttaagaTGAGTCCAACGAATCTTCACTTAACAGATTACCTCTTCCTTCcccacttccccccccccccttcccttcccttcccttcccttctctctctctcatggtttttcaattttttatttttttattatttatttaattttttattcaacatttattttttatttagtcTCAATCTATAccgataaaaataaaaataaaaataattatatgtTAGTCAAATTGTTATCATCACGAGGTAGCGTCATGGTGCTATGACACTACAGTGTTATGGTCGTGACGAGTATTGTATCAGAAAAAATCGCCACCATAGCATCATATTACCGTCATGGTATCAAATCGCCATATCCAAATTCTCCTCGACATCAAGCAGAGCCTTAACGATAATCATCAGAGAGATTTCCAATCCAAAATGGATTCTATGACTCTCACCCACTCCAACTCGTCTGGCCGGAGCTCTGATTTTCAGGTCTGTCTTCTGTGTGTTCTTTTCTCCTACCcacttcttcaattcttcacaGTACTCTTTTTATATGTCAAacatatcttctttttttaaccGCAAATATTAGTTCATTGACAATGGTTCTTGGCTTTGTTTATGCAACCAGAGCTTTcatttgggtgttttattttctttttgttttttcataatACATTGCTCTCTGGTAGTAGAGAAATTGTGTTGAACTAGCAACCCTAGGATCAAGCTTGTCATTGAGGCATCTCTTGACCGGGAAAGGTCGGTCCGGTCCCTCTTGGAGCCTGAAGAAACTCTCAAGCACCCTTAATTTTGCAACAATAAAAAATGATTTGATAATTCCAACCTTTAGATATTAGGAGAATGATCTACACTAGACACAATACAAATTTCGGCCTTAAAACTCAACCatataccctcccatgtatatctatcccccccccccctcccgcCTCATGGAGTTTATTTATCCACAAACTTCACAACATTAAAGCAGTGTCCGCCCATGAAATCTTTCCCAGATTGCCCACCTAAGAACCTAGTTCCTCTCAACTCCAGATGAAATTAATGAACTGTATaaaaaacaagaggaaaaaTCCAAACAAGATGGACCACATGGTTACACCTTGTAACCAAATTAACAGATGGCCTTCCAAGGTGAGCACAAAACCATCTAGCAACGTTATGATGAAAGGTCATCACCCAAACCTCACTTGGGATCTTTTTCACTTTAAGCTCCATTTGTTGTCGTTAACATGCCAATAACTAGATAAATATTTTACTTTTCCCATATTATTCTACAAAATTTGGCCATGAAATAATGGATACAAGAGTTTCATGCAAGAGCTTTTAAGATGGAATCTCCTTCTTAATGGGTAAAACACTGATTTCCTACATCTAGAGTATGATCTGAGATTCTGAATCGACCAGATGAATGAAACATTTCATACTAAAATTCAATAATATACCCTTGATGTAATGTCACACCCTCTCAAGTATGTCCACAAGTCCTTGTGCAATATCAAAGTGTTTTCTTCAATTGAGGAACCTGTAAAAAGGGTCATGAAAGGTGAATGATGAAAAAACCCTGCCAGGTAGAACCGTTctctcataaaaataaaaaatttgagaatACAACTGCCACTTCCTATGAACAAACCTTTACATACAACCTTTCTTCACCACGAAACCGATATAACAACAACAGGCCCACCCTCTTGATTCCTATTGTTCAGAAACTTGTTTAAGGGGGAGCATGGGTCAGCCAGCAGGCGGTGGGGAGCCAGGTGGGGGCACAAGCCGTTGTGAATCAGGAGAGTAGAGGCACAATTCCTCAAACACCTCTATTGAAGCATCATCCTTCACCATAGCCCTGAAGGATATTGACCCACGCTTCGTTGAAGCATCTGAGTTTCTCCCAACAATAGTAGCTGAACTAGTTTCAAGAAGGCTCTGGCTAGCAATAAGATTGATTTCATTGTTGTAATCTGACCTTCCTCTGGCTTCCAAATCCCTCATGACCCTCAAGGCTAAGGAATCCGCAACTGGGCAGTAGACAAGCATGGTGATACCCAACCCGGCACAAgataaaagaacaagaaaagctAGAAAGACTAGAGCTTCAAACAAAACATGCTCTGGCCGAGATAGAACAGATAAACCAAGCAAAAGAACCCTTAATGGGAGGAAACCGGAAACAGAGAAGATCAACCAATAAACTCTCCTGCGCAACCCCTTGTTGATCACCTGATATACCATTTGCCTTCCAAGACACAACAAATAGATAGTTACTAGAATGGCAAAAAGCCCAAGGAAAATAGTACTCAGTAAAGGGTATGTGCAAAGGGCAACATCGTCATGGTGCACAACTGTTGTTAAAAATGAATGGGGTATCTTCTGCACAAAGTTTTCACTGTTGAACCCAAGCCCAATCAATATGACAATGAGCTGAAGGACAAACAGAGGAAGACAATATAGAAGCACATAACTGGCTGTCTTTCCATTCCATTGCTGGCTTAAAGTTCCTGAATCCCTCTTCTGCAAGGAGGCCCGAAGTAGAAACATAAGGGTGAGGAGCAAGCATGGTTCTGAAAACCCAAGATTTGAAAGAATGTAGAATTTGCAGGCAATCTCCTGCCATTTTAAGGTAAGGAAGTGCAACACTCTTCCCTGTCTCAAGAAACTCAACCGAACAATCTCACCAAAACCCCACCAAATTGCAAAACAGATTAGGGCGATTCGGATAATCCACGGTCCGTTAAAATATTGAAGTCGGGCGAAGCCTTGCCCCCTGATCCAAGTTCTAAAGTAAACTGAGTAAAGTATGCAGACAACACCGAAAAGTACCAATACAAATACTAGAGAGATTGTCACCACACCGAATGCCTCGGTGACGAGTCTGGTCAGGGGCATTACCCGAAGCACAGATTCCACGCATGCTCTCCACCAGCATGGATACAGAAAGGTTCGACCAATAATGTCAAAGTatcctcaaataaataagaacAACTCAACGATCCCCCCAAGTAATGCTGAAGCCTGATGTGCCACCCTGAACAACCACATACAATGTGATTCAACAGAAACAATGGCAGATATCCTCCCCACAATCAAACAGCCAGAACAGAGTACCTCCAGCTTACTAGGCTGCAACTTTTCGACCCTTCTAACCACCTACTATAACCACCAGTTATCTCAAATAAAACTTTTCTTCTAGTGCACAAATGTTATATGCTACGAAACCGCAAGTAATTAAGATTCAGGTCCAATCACAATGGTGTCCCTTTATGAGTCTGAAGCACTCCACTTATGAGTTTGAGGTCAGCCATCCATTTTCAACCACCTatgttttttatggaaacatATTATCAGGTAGTCCAGAAGGCAGAGAATCAAAGTGCAATACCGTTAATACACCAAATTGAAACAATTAGGGCTTGAAACAAAAGGAACTCAATATAAAGAGAACTACAATATCTCGGCAAACATAAATTTTCACTAGCCTATCCTTTTCCCCATTGaaaatgctctctctctctctctctctctctctctggtcatCAATTAATGTGCTCCCAGTTTTCCAGCAAATAAAATTTCACGATAAAAAATACTAACACACTTGACCTACACGAACGTCTCAATTCAAATGAGAGCAAGAACAAAAATCTAAAACCGCAAAACGATTAATATTCCGTCTAGAATCTCTATCAAAAGGCATAAAAAAAACCGTTAATactcctaacaaaaaaaattaattataaacATCTTCTACTTGTTAATTAATGGAAATTCTTCAAAGAAGCTTCAATGTAACTTTGACACCTTCCGAAAAATAATCAAACACTTGCATTACACATTTACACcacataatctaaaaaaaaattgcagaattgaCACAAAACAGATTTTATTCAAGTAACCTCTTAACTTTCAGCCACAAAATAAACAGAAAATGGGgagaaaatatatacatcacTCTAATcctacaaccaaaaaaaaataaaaaataaaaccctatcCAAAAGATCATCTTCTACCAATCAAACGCACGATACAAATCAAACAGAAATCTAAAGAAAGTGGTAAATACCTGTGACAAAGCCTCTACTGTCGCCAGCATTTCAGTCCGAAAAATCGATCCACTACAGCTACAgagaacaccaaaaaaaaaactctgagTTGAAGGATTTTTGGACGAAAAAAGTTGCAAAAACTACCAAACGATAGCTCTCTGAGAGGCGAATCTCGATCCAATGAGCTCCAAAGAGAATTCCAAAACTTGCAAAAGATGATCAAAACCTTAACGAAAAGAAGAACGAGATGAGAAAGATTCagcagaggagagagagaaaggtgcaaatcaaaactggagaaagagaaaaagggaagggGACTTGGTTGCTGACAGGCTGTCTCCAGCTGTGTTTTTCCGAGCCTCTTGATTTGGGGATCAAAACCTAGGTTCGGATTCATCCACGCCTAGCTGGCAAGCCGAGGCTACGTTTTCCGATGGCTTGTGTATTTGTCCATTCAAGATTCAAGAATGAACCTAGATACGCCTACCTTTTTAGAATCTTGGATCTTGATCTTGTCACAACCTTACTTAGTAACTtggggaacggcaattgaacggaaacggatacgtacggcaattaaatgGACTAGAcgataataatatttttcaaaaattcgattTCATAAAACACATACAGTAATAATATGGTATGCATTTAATACGGGTATAATACGACATAGAcgataataatatttttaaaaaaatggacatatattcattttataacatgcattcatcacctaataaacaaaataatatcatgattttataaactaaaataaacacaataatataatatgctatataacatctccaagattatcatttaacatacca
The nucleotide sequence above comes from Telopea speciosissima isolate NSW1024214 ecotype Mountain lineage chromosome 3, Tspe_v1, whole genome shotgun sequence. Encoded proteins:
- the LOC122656253 gene encoding uncharacterized protein LOC122656253, which gives rise to MPLTRLVTEAFGVVTISLVFVLVLFGVVCILYSVYFRTWIRGQGFARLQYFNGPWIIRIALICFAIWWGFGEIVRLSFLRQGRVLHFLTLKWQEIACKFYILSNLGFSEPCLLLTLMFLLRASLQKRDSGTLSQQWNGKTASYVLLYCLPLFVLQLIVILIGLGFNSENFVQKIPHSFLTTVVHHDDVALCTYPLLSTIFLGLFAILVTIYLLCLGRQMVYQVINKGLRRRVYWLIFSVSGFLPLRVLLLGLSVLSRPEHVLFEALVFLAFLVLLSCAGLGITMLVYCPVADSLALRVMRDLEARGRSDYNNEINLIASQSLLETSSATIVGRNSDASTKRGSISFRAMVKDDASIEVFEELCLYSPDSQRLVPPPGSPPPAG
- the LOC122654935 gene encoding pentatricopeptide repeat-containing protein At4g13650-like is translated as MVHAYILRTGFKSDLLVFNNLLHVYITDGLILEALKLFYKMPERDVVSWNTMISGLVGSGFIYEGFSIYREMRRVGIIPSQSSFASVLVALTEMGSLVNCRQIHGECFKYGFFSNLLVGNALLTAYVKCGDIKGARDMFDGMKIFDEASCEILLRGYLQLGSFSDAFDIFRSSHLVGIPVSCFALTSLISFCGSSELIDNGMQIHGYIVKVRLDSDVSVVNSLIAMYARSYLLEEATYLFEGLSCRDIVTWNSLIAGYALNSEGDIGMGLVGRLLSTGMRMNESTFSSFLSSSTTLTVLESAKKAHVLILKLSESIDQVIINIILTMYCRCKSLSYASKVFEVMERDMISFNLLTGLFRDLGQHGEAIRLFWQCRLEGFNMDELMYSSLISSCSKLAALEIGEPIHSCIIKTGFEKVLLLRNSLLEMYSQCSKLKSMEKIFSEIDGPDIFTWNTMIMGYACFGCFDQAIKIWEKMIELSIELNEFSYCTMLDICGYLEDSVTGEHIQAQIQKLGLFSDTSLMNSLLTMYASCGLMDKASKIFKEIPWTDSVSWNAIVCGYAQNGFTEESLRFYMLMNENGLRPNHMTFASIFKSCATCTDLKVGLQFHAQVIIRGFESYILVSNSFINLYAKCGDINDSSRIFQNTINYRDVITWNSMICGYAYHGCGREALDTLSDMKTSGKRPNYVTFIGVLSACSHAGLVTEAEAIFKSMYSDYGIVPCEEHYACMVDILCRAGNLREAKDLIESMPFRPCSLIWRTLLSACRNNENIQLGKEVAEKIMQLEPLDTSAYILLSNIYASVEKMEEKAEMRRRMKDMKVKKETGYSWIWS